In Kineococcus sp. NBC_00420, a single genomic region encodes these proteins:
- a CDS encoding carbohydrate ABC transporter permease, whose translation MSSADINRRQGRAGQVVKVVFIVVAVLAQLTPFYLGVTTALKPATDGSSLWLPPLSGVTFDNFSTAVSVGKLDWALQNTLLVTVASTALVCLVASFAAYPLARRNTTGNRLVILAVLGMLMVPPLSILVPLYSMLSSWGVLNTFGGLILVVTSTHLPLAIFLFTQFTRSLPVSLEEAAAIDGAGLLTTFFRIVLPSLRPVMATVVILTSTSVWNEYALSSYINSKTEMRMLAPAVASFFSAQGNNIGAAAGAALIGLAPILVVYLFLQKYFVKGALAGAEK comes from the coding sequence GTGAGCAGCGCCGACATCAACCGTCGACAGGGTCGAGCGGGGCAGGTGGTCAAGGTGGTCTTCATCGTGGTCGCCGTGCTGGCGCAGCTGACGCCCTTCTACCTCGGGGTGACGACCGCCCTGAAACCGGCGACCGACGGGTCCTCGCTCTGGTTGCCCCCCCTGTCGGGCGTCACCTTCGACAACTTCTCCACAGCAGTCTCCGTCGGCAAGCTCGACTGGGCTCTGCAGAACACCCTGCTCGTCACCGTGGCCAGCACGGCCCTGGTGTGTCTCGTCGCCTCCTTCGCGGCCTACCCGCTGGCTCGGAGGAACACGACGGGGAACCGCTTGGTGATCCTGGCGGTCCTGGGAATGTTGATGGTTCCGCCGCTGAGCATCCTCGTCCCCCTGTACTCGATGCTCTCGTCCTGGGGTGTCCTCAACACTTTCGGCGGTTTGATCCTGGTGGTCACGTCGACGCACCTGCCGCTGGCGATCTTCCTGTTCACCCAGTTCACCCGCAGCTTGCCCGTCTCGCTGGAGGAGGCGGCCGCGATCGACGGCGCGGGGTTGCTCACGACGTTCTTCCGCATCGTTCTGCCCTCGCTGCGTCCGGTGATGGCTACCGTGGTCATCCTCACCTCGACGAGCGTCTGGAACGAGTACGCCCTCAGTTCCTACATCAACAGCAAGACCGAGATGCGGATGCTCGCTCCCGCTGTCGCCTCCTTCTTCTCGGCGCAAGGCAACAACATCGGCGCTGCAGCGGGAGCTGCGCTCATCGGTCTGGCTCCGATCCTGGTCGTGTACCTCTTCCTCCAGAAGTACTTCGTCAAGGGTGCGTTGGCCGGCGCCGAGAAGTAG
- a CDS encoding right-handed parallel beta-helix repeat-containing protein, with amino-acid sequence MRQRTAVLAITPLTAALLTLAPGASAAAAPRAVVVPCGTTLTTSVRLAADVVCPQGGGLQLARDGIELNLNGHSVTGPGAGTDSSGVFFAARDVTVRNGTISGWGTGVTANYSNDDGPVSVGGTVREARLQGNGVGVDSEQGGDVVVRNSLLSGNSRGGVAVFDGRLRVERSTAEANQTGFFTFSIDPGAFVVRDSLIRGNRGAGISCSQDGRYDVDRTTLQRNGTGLDVFECGGIVQNSKFIWNRQHVGGFLVEGDRIDLVCNSYTRDGGPVEFPVQPCPAGVSAPVIAEES; translated from the coding sequence ATGCGTCAGCGCACGGCAGTTCTCGCGATCACTCCTCTCACCGCAGCGCTCCTGACCCTCGCTCCCGGGGCGTCGGCGGCGGCTGCGCCGCGGGCCGTGGTCGTCCCCTGCGGGACGACCCTCACGACCAGCGTGCGACTGGCCGCCGACGTCGTCTGCCCCCAGGGCGGCGGGCTGCAGCTCGCGCGCGACGGCATCGAACTCAACCTGAACGGGCACTCGGTCACCGGCCCGGGTGCCGGGACGGACAGCAGCGGCGTCTTCTTCGCCGCCCGCGACGTGACCGTCCGCAACGGCACGATCTCGGGGTGGGGCACGGGGGTCACCGCCAACTACTCCAACGACGACGGGCCGGTGAGCGTGGGCGGCACCGTGCGCGAGGCTCGACTGCAGGGCAACGGGGTCGGGGTCGACAGCGAGCAGGGTGGCGACGTCGTCGTGCGGAACTCCCTCCTCAGCGGGAACTCCCGGGGCGGCGTCGCGGTCTTCGACGGGCGACTGCGGGTGGAGCGGTCCACGGCCGAGGCCAACCAGACGGGATTCTTCACCTTCTCCATCGATCCCGGAGCCTTCGTCGTGCGCGACTCCCTCATCCGGGGGAACCGGGGCGCCGGGATCTCCTGCAGCCAGGACGGGCGCTACGACGTCGACCGCACCACGTTGCAGCGCAACGGTACCGGGCTCGACGTGTTCGAGTGCGGCGGGATCGTCCAGAACTCGAAGTTCATCTGGAACCGGCAGCACGTCGGCGGGTTCCTCGTGGAGGGCGACCGGATCGACCTGGTCTGCAACAGCTACACCCGCGACGGCGGACCGGTGGAGTTCCCCGTCCAACCGTGTCCCGCCGGGGTCAGCGCTCCCGTCATCGCCGAGGAGTCCTGA
- a CDS encoding FAD-dependent oxidoreductase encodes MSQFLVVGAGLAGASTAWRLTERGFSVTLVERDVPASARGSSHGSARIFRFAYRERDYVDLLAASVPLWSELERRHGAPLITRCGALDFGPDHDVAGLARVLAAAGVEHELVPRRAARERWPHVAADSDVLLHPAGGVLDAERTVAAMVAAARAGGAEVLTGWPLQHLERTATGFTAHAVDGRTLAAERVVVSAGGWLPDLLGNLSLPAEFLAAFPPLQVREENAFHFRYRDPGASWPTTIHEQDGTSVYSLPGGRDAQFRGQKVAEFNGGRVLPSAAARTGAIDPANRARVVEHVSRFLPGLDPEPYAETTCLFTNTPTEDFVVDGVDGVTVLSPCSGHGAKFAPLLGEVAADVALGTGTVPERFRVGSAGVRDL; translated from the coding sequence ATGTCGCAGTTCCTCGTGGTCGGAGCCGGTCTCGCGGGAGCGTCCACCGCCTGGCGACTGACTGAGCGGGGCTTCTCCGTCACCCTGGTCGAACGCGACGTGCCGGCCTCGGCGCGGGGCAGCTCGCACGGGTCGGCGCGGATCTTCCGGTTCGCCTACCGGGAGCGGGACTACGTCGACCTCCTCGCGGCGTCGGTACCGCTGTGGTCCGAGCTGGAGCGGCGGCACGGAGCCCCGCTCATCACCCGGTGCGGGGCCCTCGACTTCGGTCCCGACCACGACGTGGCCGGGTTGGCGCGGGTCCTCGCCGCGGCGGGCGTCGAGCACGAACTCGTCCCCCGGCGCGCGGCCCGGGAACGGTGGCCGCACGTCGCCGCCGACAGCGACGTCCTGCTGCACCCGGCGGGCGGTGTCCTGGACGCGGAGCGGACCGTGGCGGCGATGGTCGCGGCCGCCCGGGCCGGTGGTGCGGAGGTGCTCACCGGCTGGCCGCTGCAGCACCTCGAACGCACCGCGACGGGGTTCACCGCCCATGCCGTCGACGGGCGCACGCTCGCGGCGGAACGCGTCGTCGTCAGTGCCGGCGGATGGCTGCCGGACCTGCTCGGGAACCTCTCGTTGCCGGCGGAGTTCCTGGCCGCGTTCCCTCCGCTGCAGGTGCGCGAGGAGAACGCCTTCCACTTCCGCTACCGCGACCCTGGTGCGTCCTGGCCGACCACCATCCACGAGCAGGACGGCACCTCCGTCTACTCCCTGCCCGGGGGTCGCGACGCGCAGTTCCGCGGGCAGAAGGTGGCCGAGTTCAACGGTGGCCGGGTCCTGCCCTCCGCCGCGGCCCGCACCGGTGCGATCGACCCCGCGAACCGCGCGCGGGTCGTGGAGCACGTGAGCCGGTTCCTCCCCGGCCTCGATCCGGAGCCCTACGCGGAGACGACCTGCCTGTTCACCAACACCCCCACCGAGGACTTCGTCGTCGACGGGGTGGACGGGGTGACCGTCCTGTCGCCCTGCTCCGGGCACGGCGCGAAGTTCGCACCGCTGCTCGGTGAGGTCGCCGCGGACGTCGCGCTCGGCACCGGGACCGTTCCCGAGCGGTTCCGGGTAGGTTCGGCGGGTGTCCGAGACCTCTGA
- a CDS encoding helix-turn-helix domain-containing protein: MRDLTVRLSALDPDAGAALRVVSYFDELAAGHAGLHAIVRGATSLTGSPARFLDARRHLRLRVNSAGENEPGEDDVADGSSGPDPAWLSAAVDDVAVLWLERSGPPRVVDAVVLERACALARSVLERTRPLAASASRRQDADLLEVVLDPRTPRDDRRRAARSLGLAPETPCRAVAVVDGTALVLTGPVEPPLGSRRAGVGPVVTVDELPGSWVAARRALRLTAEGTATDPGPRIVHAEAVQGLLLLAAAVPAGAPPVPDVGAVERAAVLAPWMLRTLDVLATTSSRRAAATELAVHHSTVQARVLTAQRALGWELQDVAGLQRLQLALVLRRLHRNS, from the coding sequence GTGAGGGACCTGACGGTGCGACTCTCGGCGCTCGACCCCGACGCGGGGGCCGCGCTGCGCGTCGTGTCGTACTTCGACGAACTCGCCGCGGGGCACGCGGGTCTGCACGCGATCGTCCGCGGGGCGACGTCGCTCACCGGCAGTCCCGCCAGGTTCCTCGACGCGCGTCGGCACCTGCGGTTGCGGGTGAACTCCGCGGGCGAGAACGAGCCCGGCGAGGACGACGTCGCGGACGGGTCGTCGGGACCGGACCCGGCGTGGTTGAGCGCGGCCGTCGACGACGTGGCGGTCCTGTGGCTGGAACGGTCGGGTCCGCCCCGCGTCGTGGACGCGGTCGTGCTGGAACGCGCCTGCGCCCTGGCCCGCAGCGTCCTGGAACGCACCCGCCCGCTCGCGGCGTCGGCATCGCGACGTCAGGACGCGGACCTCCTGGAGGTCGTGCTCGACCCGCGGACGCCGCGCGACGACCGTCGTCGTGCGGCACGGAGCCTCGGCCTCGCACCGGAGACCCCCTGCCGCGCCGTCGCGGTGGTCGACGGCACCGCCCTGGTCCTCACCGGCCCGGTGGAACCCCCGCTCGGGTCGCGGCGGGCCGGGGTGGGACCGGTCGTGACGGTGGACGAGCTCCCGGGTTCCTGGGTCGCCGCCCGTCGCGCGCTGCGCCTCACCGCCGAGGGCACCGCGACCGACCCGGGGCCACGGATCGTCCACGCGGAGGCGGTGCAGGGGTTGCTGCTGCTGGCCGCGGCCGTGCCGGCCGGTGCGCCCCCGGTTCCCGACGTCGGGGCCGTGGAACGCGCCGCCGTCCTCGCGCCCTGGATGCTGCGCACCCTGGACGTCCTGGCCACGACGTCCAGCCGGCGCGCGGCCGCGACGGAACTCGCGGTCCACCACTCGACGGTGCAGGCCCGGGTGCTCACCGCCCAGCGCGCGCTGGGCTGGGAACTGCAGGACGTGGCCGGGTTGCAGCGCCTGCAGCTGGCGCTCGTCCTGCGCCGGCTGCACCGGAACTCCTAG
- a CDS encoding dihydrofolate reductase family protein, translated as MSRVVCHQTVSLDGFTAGPDQSLEHPMGVGTELLHQWQFRSGEPGHEADAAWRAGLLAPLGAVVMGRNMFGPVRGEWPDETWRGWWGEEPPYHAPVFVLTHHERAPLELTGTTFHFVTEGFDAAFARAREAAGAGDVRIAGGASTVRQALAAGVVEELALDVVPILIGAGERLLDGVTDPGLVPVEVVHSPLATHVRYRVGR; from the coding sequence ATGAGTCGTGTCGTCTGCCACCAGACCGTGTCCCTCGACGGCTTCACCGCCGGTCCGGACCAGAGCCTCGAGCACCCCATGGGGGTCGGGACCGAACTGCTGCACCAGTGGCAGTTCCGCTCCGGGGAGCCCGGCCACGAGGCCGACGCGGCCTGGCGCGCGGGTCTGCTGGCCCCGCTGGGGGCAGTGGTCATGGGCCGCAACATGTTCGGTCCGGTCCGGGGTGAGTGGCCGGACGAGACCTGGCGCGGGTGGTGGGGCGAGGAACCGCCCTACCACGCGCCGGTCTTCGTCCTCACCCACCACGAGCGGGCCCCCCTGGAACTGACCGGGACGACCTTCCACTTCGTCACCGAAGGTTTCGACGCCGCCTTCGCCCGCGCCCGGGAGGCGGCCGGGGCCGGCGACGTGCGCATCGCCGGCGGTGCCTCCACCGTCCGGCAGGCGCTGGCCGCGGGCGTGGTCGAGGAACTCGCCCTCGACGTCGTCCCGATCCTGATCGGGGCGGGGGAGCGACTCCTCGACGGGGTGACCGATCCCGGTCTCGTCCCCGTCGAGGTCGTCCACTCACCGCTCGCGACCCACGTCCGCTACCGCGTCGGTCGCTGA
- a CDS encoding ABC transporter substrate-binding protein, with protein MKLSPSTISRRAILATAATTSLMASAACSRSTAGDSAGGKALQMFVNMGADTPQAAAMNKIVASYQQETGQAIQVTAVSTGFENQMKVRLASKDIPDLFSTHGWSLLRYSSFLERLTDRSWAADVNPQLDSSMRDANGDIYAFPGETNVAGVLYSQKALAAAGVDAAQLTSWEAFGTAADALLAAGITPISCSGKDQGPAGHIADHLAIDTFTDEQLQAMKDGTFQADAYDEVLTRVAQWRDGRWFNPDYASASQDDMAHALADGTAGFAFLGTSLLSQALTYAPAAALGFCPLPPTHGTEPYLVGGEGNLAFGVSKTSTQKEAALAFLDHLAKPENAAALAESTGSAPGLSSVQVDFGSLASSYEAYVTPGKVPVKPYFDRVYLPNGAWDTVVATTDSVISGQGSVEDAVTQMQRQYETLYGQQ; from the coding sequence ATGAAGCTCTCACCTTCCACCATCTCGCGCCGAGCGATCCTGGCCACGGCGGCAACCACCTCCCTCATGGCATCGGCTGCGTGCAGTCGCAGCACCGCCGGTGACAGCGCCGGGGGCAAGGCGCTGCAGATGTTCGTGAACATGGGGGCCGACACCCCGCAGGCAGCGGCGATGAACAAGATCGTCGCGAGCTACCAGCAGGAGACCGGTCAGGCCATTCAGGTCACGGCGGTGTCGACGGGTTTCGAGAACCAGATGAAGGTTCGGTTGGCCTCCAAGGACATCCCGGACCTGTTCTCGACCCACGGCTGGTCGCTGCTGCGCTACTCCAGCTTCCTGGAACGACTCACGGACAGGTCGTGGGCAGCTGACGTCAACCCACAGCTGGACTCCTCGATGCGCGACGCGAACGGTGACATCTACGCCTTCCCCGGCGAGACCAACGTCGCGGGCGTGCTGTACAGCCAGAAGGCGCTCGCCGCGGCCGGCGTCGATGCGGCGCAGCTGACGTCCTGGGAGGCCTTCGGTACGGCTGCCGATGCCCTGCTCGCCGCTGGAATCACACCGATCTCCTGCAGTGGAAAGGATCAGGGGCCAGCTGGACACATCGCTGACCACCTGGCCATCGACACGTTCACGGACGAGCAGCTGCAGGCGATGAAAGACGGTACGTTCCAGGCTGACGCCTACGACGAGGTGCTCACGCGGGTCGCGCAGTGGCGCGACGGTCGCTGGTTCAACCCCGACTACGCCTCCGCCTCCCAGGACGACATGGCGCACGCACTCGCCGACGGGACGGCAGGCTTCGCCTTCCTGGGAACGTCCCTGCTCAGTCAGGCCCTGACCTACGCACCCGCCGCCGCCCTGGGTTTCTGCCCGTTGCCTCCGACCCACGGGACCGAGCCCTACCTCGTCGGTGGCGAAGGAAACCTGGCCTTCGGCGTCTCCAAGACCAGTACCCAGAAGGAGGCCGCACTCGCCTTCCTGGACCACCTGGCCAAACCCGAGAACGCCGCAGCTCTCGCGGAGTCGACGGGGTCGGCACCTGGTCTGAGCAGCGTGCAGGTCGACTTCGGCAGCCTCGCCAGCAGCTACGAGGCGTACGTCACGCCGGGAAAGGTTCCGGTCAAGCCCTACTTCGACCGGGTCTACCTCCCCAACGGCGCCTGGGACACCGTCGTGGCCACCACGGACTCCGTCATCTCCGGTCAGGGCAGTGTCGAGGACGCAGTGACCCAGATGCAGCGCCAGTACGAGACCCTGTACGGGCAGCAGTGA
- a CDS encoding allantoate amidohydrolase, translating into MSETSDLLAAIADTGRDATRGGYSRPVFSTAERDLVSWYTAELAARGLEAETDRNGIVWAWWNPAGLPLEGAVVTGSHLDSVPGGGAFDGPLGVASALRSLDLLRQRGVVPSRPLGLAVFPEEEGSRFGVACLGSRLLTGAITAEKALALTDPEGNTFADVAARSGFDPRGFGRDEETLARIGTFVELHVEQGRGLIDLDAPVAVASSVIGHGRWRFSVHGQGNHAGTTLLEDRRDPLLAASRLVVAVREVAAANPGTRATVGRLHPVPGGTNVIASRVDLWLDVRHPEDVVTVAVVAEITRRAQEIAAGEGCSVEVREESFGATVDFDPALARRITGVLDGAPNLSTGAGHDAGILAAVVPTAMLFTRNPTGVSHSPEEACTDEDAELGSTALVDVLADLLV; encoded by the coding sequence GTGTCCGAGACCTCTGACCTGCTGGCCGCCATCGCCGACACCGGCCGGGACGCCACCCGGGGCGGGTACTCGCGCCCGGTCTTCTCCACCGCCGAACGCGATCTCGTGTCCTGGTACACGGCGGAACTCGCGGCGCGCGGGCTGGAGGCCGAGACCGACCGCAACGGGATCGTCTGGGCGTGGTGGAACCCCGCCGGTCTCCCGCTGGAGGGGGCCGTCGTCACCGGTAGCCACCTCGACTCCGTCCCCGGGGGTGGCGCGTTCGACGGACCGCTGGGGGTCGCCTCGGCGTTGCGGTCGCTCGACCTGCTGCGCCAACGCGGTGTCGTCCCCTCGAGACCGCTGGGTCTCGCGGTGTTCCCCGAGGAGGAGGGGTCCCGGTTCGGGGTGGCCTGCCTCGGTTCCCGGTTGCTGACCGGCGCCATCACCGCCGAGAAGGCGCTGGCCCTCACCGATCCGGAGGGGAACACCTTCGCCGACGTCGCCGCCCGCTCCGGGTTCGACCCCCGGGGTTTCGGCCGGGACGAGGAGACGCTCGCCCGCATCGGGACCTTCGTCGAACTCCACGTCGAGCAGGGCCGCGGGTTGATCGACCTCGACGCCCCCGTCGCCGTGGCGAGTTCCGTCATCGGTCACGGACGCTGGCGGTTCAGCGTCCACGGCCAGGGCAACCACGCGGGGACGACCCTGCTCGAGGACCGCCGCGACCCGTTGCTCGCGGCGTCCCGACTGGTCGTCGCGGTGCGCGAGGTCGCCGCCGCGAACCCCGGGACCCGGGCCACCGTCGGGCGGTTGCACCCGGTCCCCGGCGGGACGAACGTCATCGCCTCCCGCGTCGACCTGTGGCTGGACGTGCGTCACCCGGAGGACGTGGTGACGGTGGCCGTGGTCGCCGAGATCACGCGGCGCGCGCAGGAGATCGCCGCGGGGGAGGGGTGTTCCGTCGAGGTCCGCGAGGAGTCCTTCGGCGCCACCGTGGACTTCGACCCCGCCCTGGCCCGCCGCATCACGGGCGTGCTCGACGGCGCCCCGAACCTCTCGACCGGGGCCGGGCACGACGCGGGGATCCTCGCCGCGGTGGTCCCGACGGCGATGCTCTTCACCCGCAACCCGACCGGGGTCTCGCACTCGCCCGAGGAGGCGTGCACCGACGAGGACGCCGAACTCGGTTCGACCGCCCTCGTCGACGTCCTGGCGGACCTGCTGGTCTGA
- a CDS encoding HutD family protein encodes MRTVRHDDVPDQPWRNGGGTTRELHRDERWRLSVATISADGPFSTFPGVTRWFAVARGELVLDLDGAPQDVGPRAVLVFDGELPVVAHPEGEVLAVNVMATSPPGITVVGGRYAGGSAVAVVDLDTLQAHFEVARGDLPALERAVVILEASDVAVPRGRSRSRGSVHRLATD; translated from the coding sequence GTGCGCACCGTCCGTCACGACGACGTCCCCGACCAGCCCTGGCGCAACGGGGGCGGGACGACGCGGGAACTCCACCGCGACGAGCGGTGGCGCCTCAGCGTCGCGACCATCAGCGCCGACGGCCCGTTCTCGACGTTCCCCGGGGTGACCCGCTGGTTCGCCGTGGCTCGGGGTGAGCTTGTGCTGGACCTGGACGGCGCACCCCAGGACGTCGGGCCGCGGGCGGTGCTGGTGTTCGACGGTGAGCTCCCCGTCGTGGCCCACCCCGAGGGGGAGGTGCTGGCGGTCAACGTGATGGCGACGTCACCCCCGGGGATCACCGTCGTGGGCGGCCGCTACGCGGGCGGGAGCGCAGTGGCGGTCGTCGACCTGGACACCCTGCAGGCACACTTCGAGGTGGCCCGCGGGGACCTCCCCGCCCTCGAACGGGCCGTCGTGATCCTGGAGGCGTCGGATGTCGCAGTTCCTCGTGGTCGGAGCCGGTCTCGCGGGAGCGTCCACCGCCTGGCGACTGACTGA
- a CDS encoding TIGR03557 family F420-dependent LLM class oxidoreductase, whose amino-acid sequence MNTGIGYTCMSEQSDPRWLVRDAMAAEEAGFDTIVFSDHASPWLTSQGHAPYAWSVLGAVAATTSRVELMTYVTCPTIRYHPAIVAQKAATVQILSEGRFVLGLGSGENLNEHVVGQGWPAVEERQDMLVEACEIISNLFDGELLTYVGDHFRVDSHRLWDVPEHRVPIAVAVSGEKSATRFSPLADHLVAVEPEAALAAWDAAREPGQRPSRKIGQMPVSWDADQDAATARAHEQFRWFAGGWKVNADLPTTAGFAGATQFVRPEDVAGTIPCGNSVDAIVEAASAYFEAGFTDLSLVQIGGEHQSEFLKVAQSEIIPALREAAQGSDPSPS is encoded by the coding sequence GTGAACACGGGCATCGGCTACACCTGCATGAGCGAGCAGTCCGACCCGCGCTGGTTGGTGCGGGACGCGATGGCGGCCGAGGAGGCCGGTTTCGACACGATCGTCTTCTCCGACCACGCCTCGCCGTGGCTGACCTCGCAGGGGCACGCGCCCTACGCCTGGTCGGTGCTCGGGGCGGTCGCGGCGACGACGTCGCGGGTGGAACTCATGACGTACGTGACCTGCCCCACGATCCGCTACCACCCCGCGATCGTGGCCCAGAAGGCCGCGACGGTTCAGATCCTCTCCGAAGGACGCTTCGTCCTCGGCCTGGGTTCCGGGGAGAACCTCAACGAGCACGTCGTCGGCCAGGGCTGGCCGGCGGTCGAGGAACGTCAGGACATGCTCGTCGAGGCCTGCGAGATCATCTCGAACCTCTTCGACGGGGAACTCCTCACCTACGTCGGCGACCACTTCCGGGTCGACTCCCACCGCCTGTGGGACGTTCCCGAGCACCGGGTCCCGATCGCCGTCGCGGTCAGCGGTGAGAAGTCGGCGACGAGGTTCTCTCCGTTGGCCGACCACCTCGTCGCGGTGGAACCGGAGGCCGCCCTGGCCGCCTGGGACGCCGCCCGCGAACCCGGCCAGCGGCCCAGCCGCAAGATCGGGCAGATGCCGGTCAGCTGGGACGCCGACCAGGACGCCGCGACCGCGCGGGCGCACGAGCAGTTCCGCTGGTTCGCCGGTGGCTGGAAGGTGAACGCCGACCTGCCGACGACCGCCGGTTTCGCGGGGGCCACGCAGTTCGTGCGTCCCGAGGACGTCGCCGGGACGATCCCCTGCGGGAACTCCGTCGACGCGATCGTCGAAGCCGCGTCCGCCTACTTCGAGGCGGGTTTCACCGACCTCTCGCTCGTCCAGATCGGCGGGGAGCACCAGTCGGAGTTCCTGAAGGTGGCGCAGAGCGAGATCATCCCCGCCCTGCGCGAGGCGGCGCAGGGGTCTGACCCCTCCCCCAGCTGA
- a CDS encoding alpha/beta hydrolase, with the protein MTTTTNITSTTGSVTPFDPEAAAALAALGGFPPITPDLIPVVRQGLPGQLPPSDEELARDGAFTVEERSVPGPDGAPDVSLLICRPTTTVTGAVYWIHGGGMVLGDNRGGIAEALDWAQEFGLVVVSVEYRLAPETPHPGPVEDCYAGLVWTAEHAGELGFDPARIVVAGASAGGGLAAAVALLARDRRGPGLLGQLLIYPMLDDRNDSPSAVQMADTGTWGRTANDTGWSALLGAARGGPDVSPYAAPARAQDLTGLPPTFVDVASAENFRDEDIAYASRIWQAGGRAELHVWPGGFHGFDVFAPQAAISQAARAARRAWLSRLVQA; encoded by the coding sequence ATGACCACCACCACCAACATCACGAGCACCACGGGCTCCGTCACCCCCTTCGACCCCGAAGCGGCGGCCGCGCTGGCCGCCCTCGGGGGTTTCCCGCCCATCACCCCCGACCTCATCCCGGTCGTGCGCCAGGGCCTGCCCGGTCAGCTGCCCCCGAGCGACGAGGAACTCGCCCGCGACGGCGCCTTCACCGTCGAGGAACGCAGCGTCCCCGGTCCCGACGGCGCCCCCGACGTCAGCCTGCTGATCTGCCGTCCCACGACGACCGTGACGGGAGCGGTCTACTGGATCCACGGGGGCGGGATGGTCCTCGGCGACAACCGCGGCGGCATCGCCGAGGCCCTGGACTGGGCCCAGGAGTTCGGCCTGGTCGTCGTGTCGGTGGAGTACCGCCTCGCACCCGAGACCCCACACCCCGGACCGGTCGAGGACTGCTACGCCGGGCTGGTCTGGACCGCGGAGCACGCGGGCGAACTGGGTTTCGACCCGGCGCGCATCGTCGTCGCGGGGGCCAGCGCCGGCGGCGGGCTGGCCGCCGCGGTCGCCCTGCTGGCCCGTGACCGCCGCGGTCCCGGACTGCTGGGCCAGCTGCTGATCTACCCGATGCTGGACGACCGCAACGACTCCCCGTCCGCGGTGCAGATGGCCGACACCGGGACCTGGGGCCGCACGGCCAACGACACCGGCTGGAGCGCGTTGCTGGGCGCGGCCAGGGGAGGCCCGGACGTCTCGCCCTACGCCGCGCCGGCCCGGGCTCAGGACCTGACGGGGTTGCCGCCGACGTTCGTCGACGTGGCCTCGGCGGAGAACTTCCGCGACGAGGACATCGCCTACGCGAGCCGCATCTGGCAGGCCGGCGGGCGGGCGGAACTGCACGTCTGGCCCGGCGGGTTCCACGGTTTCGACGTGTTCGCCCCGCAGGCGGCGATCTCCCAGGCAGCCCGGGCCGCACGACGAGCGTGGCTGTCCCGCCTCGTGCAGGCCTGA
- a CDS encoding carbohydrate ABC transporter permease has translation MYVPALLLFGVFIVYPLVRGVGIAFTNWDGYTDNESFVGWANFRQLLTDSVFHTALRNTLVYGFGCTLLQQVIGLALAIALDGGGRAKSVARAVIYLPVLVSPVVMGMMYYFLVQYDRGALNDVVTGLGFDRVAWLSSSTGAVVIIVAVNTLQFVGTSMIIYLAGLQSIGTEINEAAEIDGARGWKLLRLVTIPLLKPAIVSSVIINLIGGLKLFDVIQVLTGGGPGYATQSVSTLIGRTYFGQQAAGYASAMGVALFVLIAAVSVVLIMRMERSGRTS, from the coding sequence ATGTACGTCCCGGCGCTGCTGCTCTTCGGCGTCTTCATCGTGTATCCCCTGGTGCGGGGGGTGGGCATCGCCTTCACCAACTGGGACGGGTACACCGACAACGAGTCCTTCGTGGGGTGGGCCAACTTCCGCCAGTTGTTGACCGACTCCGTGTTCCACACGGCGTTGCGGAACACCCTGGTCTACGGGTTCGGGTGCACGTTGCTCCAGCAGGTCATCGGCCTCGCCTTGGCCATCGCGCTCGACGGCGGAGGCCGCGCCAAGTCAGTGGCGCGGGCGGTCATCTACCTTCCCGTCCTGGTCTCCCCGGTCGTCATGGGGATGATGTACTACTTCCTCGTCCAGTACGATCGCGGTGCCCTGAACGATGTCGTGACCGGGCTCGGATTCGACCGGGTCGCGTGGCTCAGCAGCAGTACCGGTGCCGTCGTCATCATCGTGGCCGTGAACACCCTGCAGTTCGTCGGTACCTCGATGATCATCTACCTCGCCGGGCTGCAGTCGATCGGGACAGAGATCAACGAGGCGGCCGAGATCGACGGCGCCCGTGGGTGGAAGCTCCTGCGGCTGGTCACCATCCCGTTGCTCAAACCGGCGATCGTCTCCAGCGTCATCATCAACCTCATCGGCGGACTCAAACTGTTCGACGTCATCCAGGTCCTCACCGGCGGCGGCCCGGGGTACGCCACGCAGAGCGTGTCGACCTTGATCGGTCGCACGTACTTCGGCCAGCAGGCGGCCGGATACGCCTCGGCCATGGGGGTGGCGCTGTTCGTTCTGATCGCGGCCGTCTCCGTGGTCCTGATCATGCGGATGGAACGTTCGGGGAGGACGTCGTGA